From Lonchura striata isolate bLonStr1 chromosome 3, bLonStr1.mat, whole genome shotgun sequence, one genomic window encodes:
- the SLC30A3 gene encoding putative proton-coupled zinc antiporter SLC30A3, with the protein MEPPTDAESARLVSPRGGRADGSLRLKSLFTGSRDPSALAAPQAPDPHCRCSPPTPSPGQGRLQARRQLSVACAVCCLFMVGEVIGGYLAHSLAIMTDAAHLLTDVGSMSVSLFSLWVSNRPPTKTMTFGWHRSETLGALASVLSIWVVTAALVYLAAARIISNDYEIEAQAMLATSACAVGVNLVMAYILHQSPAGHGHGPGAYEQLESSVACQPSHSPLPGSTSVRAAFVHVVGDLLQSISVLVAATIIYFKPQCKIADPISTLFFSVFVLGSTITILRDVFRVLMEGTPRGLEFDAVKEVLLGASGVRGVHDLHLWALTLSHPAVSVHVAVDAGTNAETVLQEVTALLQSRFGFALCTVQVEQHQEESAGCPHCQDPRT; encoded by the exons TCTCTTCACAGGCTCTCGAGACCCCTCAGCACTGGCGGCTCCCCAGGCTCCAGATCCCCATTGCCGCTGCAGCCCCCCGacccccagccccgggcagggcaggctccAGGCCCGCCGGCAGCTGAGCGTCGCCTGCGCTGTCTGCTGTCTCTTCATGGTCGGGGAGGTGATAG GTGGGTACCTGGCACACAGCCTGGCCATCATGACGGATGCAGCCCACCTGCTGACAGATGTGGGCAGCATGTCcgtcagcctcttctccctctGGGTCTCCAACCGCCCACCCACCAAGACCATGACCTTTGGCTGGCACCGCTCAG AGACACTGGGTGCGCTGGCCTCTGTCCTCTCTATCTGGGTTGTGACTGCAGCCCTGGTCTATCTGGCAGCCGCCCGCATCATCAGCAATGACTACGAGATCGAGGCACAGGCCATGCTGGCCACATCTGCCTGTGCCGTTGGCGTCAATCTGGT CATGGCCTACATCCTGCACCAGtcccctgctggccatggccatgGCCCAGGGGCCTATGAGCAGCTGGAGAGCTCTGTGGCCTGCCAGCCCAGCCATAGCCCCCTGCCTGGCAGCACCAGCGTGCGGGCAGCCTTTGTCCACGTGGTGGGTGACCTGCTGCAGAGCATCAGCGTCCTCGTGGCTGCCACCATCATCTATTTCAAG CCTCAGTGCAAGATTGCAGACCCCATCAGCACCCTCTTCTTCTCAGTCTTCGTCCTTGGCTCCACCATCACGATCCTCAGAGACGTCTTCAGGGTCCTCATGGAAG GGACACCGCGGGGCCTGGAGTTCGATGCGGTGaaggaggtgctgctgggggccagcgGGGTGCGGGGCGTCCATGACCTGCATCTCTGGGCGCTGACGCTGAGCCACCCCGCCGTGTCAGTGCACGTGGCCGTGG ATGCTGGCACTAACGCCGAGACGGTGCTGCAGgaggtcactgccctgctccagagcaGGTTTGGCTTTGCCCTGTGCACAGTACAGgtggagcagcaccaggaggaGTCAGCAGGCTGTCCCCACTGCCAGGACCCCCGAACCTGA